Proteins from a single region of Cytophagia bacterium CHB2:
- a CDS encoding molybdenum cofactor biosynthesis protein MoaE codes for MIKLTNKPIDVAELLSYADDEGSGGVVVFLGRVRNHSNGQNVIALEYEAYEAMALRQMEKIAEETAQRWPVRKLAIAHRFGRMEIGEVSVAIVAACAHRADAFAACRFAIDTIKHAVPIWKKEYRPDGSFWVEGCQAHGVASEVHHSNHQRKEVRV; via the coding sequence ATGATCAAGTTGACGAATAAACCGATTGACGTGGCAGAGCTTCTTTCATATGCCGACGACGAAGGCAGCGGCGGCGTGGTGGTTTTTCTCGGGCGCGTTCGCAATCATTCCAACGGGCAAAACGTCATTGCCCTCGAATACGAAGCGTATGAAGCCATGGCATTGCGCCAAATGGAAAAAATTGCGGAGGAAACCGCCCAGCGCTGGCCGGTGCGCAAGCTTGCGATCGCGCATCGCTTTGGCCGTATGGAAATCGGCGAGGTGAGCGTCGCGATCGTAGCCGCGTGCGCGCATCGTGCTGATGCGTTTGCCGCATGCCGCTTTGCCATTGACACAATCAAGCATGCCGTGCCGATTTGGAAGAAAGAATACCGCCCCGACGGCAGTTTTTGGGTTGAAGGTTGCCAGGCGCACGGCGTCGCTTCAGAAGTTCATCATTCTAATCATCAACGGAAGGAAGTAAGGGTATGA
- a CDS encoding MTH1187 family thiamine-binding protein: MMVEISILPLGKDAHLSKYIAEAVKIVHASGIEYRLTPMGTLLIGDWEPVMAVVRQCHEAVRQKSDRVMTRIKIDDVKAGKKMPEDKIASVEKLLGFQVRK; the protein is encoded by the coding sequence ATGATGGTCGAGATCAGCATTCTGCCGCTCGGCAAGGATGCACATCTCAGCAAATACATTGCTGAAGCGGTAAAAATCGTGCATGCCAGCGGCATCGAGTATCGCTTGACGCCGATGGGAACGCTGTTGATCGGCGATTGGGAGCCGGTAATGGCAGTGGTGCGTCAATGCCATGAAGCCGTGCGGCAGAAATCCGACCGCGTCATGACGCGCATTAAGATCGACGATGTGAAAGCGGGAAAAAAAATGCCGGAGGATAAAATTGCATCTGTGGAAAAACTGTTGGGATTCCAGGTGCGCAAATAA
- a CDS encoding DJ-1/PfpI family protein, whose product MSVNGRAVLFLLPATAYRQEEYEASREALEKKGVKIIVASTVASNAKGSNGGLVNPDLLIDAVKPEEYAGVVLIGGHGASQFWHDSKTHEILRAHHRDGKTIAAIDRAPVALGVAGLLKGKKVTGHISIFEKLINYGADYTGQKVERDGNILTGEGAYATTLFAEELVKAFSKN is encoded by the coding sequence ATGAGCGTGAACGGCCGGGCAGTTTTGTTTTTGTTGCCGGCGACGGCATATCGTCAAGAAGAATATGAAGCCTCGCGGGAGGCTTTGGAGAAAAAGGGCGTGAAGATCATTGTGGCCTCCACCGTGGCGTCAAACGCCAAAGGCAGCAACGGCGGCCTTGTGAATCCCGACTTGTTGATTGACGCCGTGAAACCGGAGGAATATGCCGGCGTGGTGTTGATCGGCGGGCATGGTGCGAGCCAGTTTTGGCATGATTCCAAAACCCATGAGATTCTGCGCGCGCATCACCGTGACGGCAAGACTATCGCCGCGATTGACCGTGCGCCGGTGGCGCTGGGCGTGGCCGGCCTTTTAAAGGGCAAAAAAGTCACGGGCCATATATCGATTTTTGAAAAGCTGATCAACTATGGCGCAGATTACACCGGTCAAAAAGTCGAACGCGACGGCAATATTCTGACCGGTGAAGGCGCCTATGCCACCACGCTGTTCGCAGAAGAATTGGTGAAAGCGTTTTCCAAAAATTAG